A window from Osmia lignaria lignaria isolate PbOS001 chromosome 8, iyOsmLign1, whole genome shotgun sequence encodes these proteins:
- the LOC117606623 gene encoding uncharacterized protein LOC117606623, which translates to MKGLVILVALVASCKAGFLDAPSYHEPQIRPQAVPQRFAPPAPVGQDGNVIDTPEVAEAKAAHFAEFARAAARAAEQLKNQPQNAQEYNPRGSSQSYNYPSAQPTAATYVRQPSYQSSAPIYQSAPVPAPMYTQPNPVAYQPQYTGNTNYVGQQNYAPPVKPTPFVPAPLADDGTVIDTPEVAALKAARLAELAEAEARAYKFAQDFKPEAQGQVYGGPPAGPSPVQYNAGQYNAPAGRVYPASGPSYTGPQASFSKPAFQPQNYQQQQLVGAY; encoded by the exons ATGAAAGGATTG GTAATTTTAGTTGCCCTGGTGGCCAGTTGCAAGGCGGGTTTCCTTGACGCACCCTCCTACCATGAACCCCAAATTCGTCCCCAAGCTGTGCCTCAGAGGTTCGCACCCCCTGCACCGGTTGGCCAAGATGGGAACGTGATCGATACTCCGGAGGTGGCTGAAGCAAAGGCAGCGCATTTCGCCGAATTCGCCAGAGCTGCGGCCAGAGCAGCTGAACAATTAAAGAATCAACCCCAAAATGCCCAGGAATACAACCCTCGCGGGTCATCACAGTCTTATAACTACCCCTCTGCTCAACCAACTGCTGCTACTTATGTCAGACAACCGAGTTATCAATCCTCTGCACCAATTTATCAATCTGCTCCAG TTCCAGCGCCCATGTACACTCAACCAAACCCAGTCGCCTACCAACCACAGTACACTGGAAACACAAATTACGTTGGCCAACAGAATTACGCACCTCCGGTTAAACCCACCCCCTTCGTTCCTGCACCTCTCGCGGATGATGGTACGGTAATCGATACACCGGAAGTAGCCGCTCTTAAGGCCGCCAGGTTAGCAGAACTGGCTGAGGCTGAAGCAAGAGCGTACAAGTTCGCGCAAGATTTCAAACCGGAAGCTCAAGGCCAAG TTTATGGTGGACCACCAGCTGGACCATCTCCAGTTCAATACAATGCTGGACAGTACAATGCTCCAGCAGGAAGAGTATATCCAGCCTCAGGACCTTCGTACACTGGACCACAAGCTTCCTTTAGCAAGCCTGCTTTTCAACCTCAAAACTACCAGCAACAACAATTAGTCGGTGCTTACTGA
- the LOC117606706 gene encoding uncharacterized protein LOC117606706 has product MRLLIVLATLATLAVAEIYEDRQYYQYRGPPAPLNNDGMVMDTPEVAHARAAHLAMHAETVDRLRKAQNDYEMYENNEMSYLSPPMMDEPMMPKRQRQRMFPPSAHDERMMGTPEMAEPKNSYLTTHARAASKASEFYEFDVFDGQKNLVYVTPVRVAYKHAPSVGYRGPFAPIGPDGRVVDTPEVMRAREAHMKAHARAIAMSTQNDLYIILTAFCALALADPGYLVAYSHLGYPLAYDGRVLDTPEVAQAKAAHLATQAYEAARNTLGYVHVPALFRVYPHAITSGAPIGADGRVVDTPEVAEAKAAHLTAHALETAKKLGLHPYGALAYTSVPYAYGFGYGAPLGPDGRVVDTPEVAKAKAAHLAAHAQEAAKNAGKF; this is encoded by the exons ATGAGATTACTC ATAGTCCTGGCTACGTTAGCCACACTGGCAGTCGCCGAAATTTACGAGGATAGGCAATATTACCAGTACCGTGGTCCTCCAGCCCCCCTCAACAACGATGGGATGGTGATGGACACACCGGAAGTGGCCCACGCGAGAGCTGCCCATCTAGCCATGCACGCTGAAACTGTAGACAGATTGAGGAAGGCTCAGAACGATTATgaaatgtatgaaaataatgaaatgtcGTATTTGTCGCCTCCGATGATGGATGAACCAATGATGCCCAAACGTCAGCGTCAAAGAATGTTTCCTCCTTCCGCTCACGATGAACGCATGATGGGCACTCCTGAG ATGGCGGAGCCTAAGAACTCCTACTTAACAACGCATGCCAGAGCAGCATCGAAAGCGTCCGAATTTTACGAATTCGACGTGTTCGATGGTCAGAAGAATTTGGTTTACGTTACTCCAGTTCGTGTTGCTTATAAACACGCGCCATCGGTGGGTTACCGAGGACCTTTTGCGCCAATTGGTCCGGATGGACGCGTCGTGGACACGCCAGAAGTGATGAGGGCGCGCGAGGCACACATGAAGGCCCATGCTCGTGCTATCGCGATGTCCACGCAGAATGATCTTTAT ATCATTCTCACAGCATTCTGCGCCCTAGCGCTGGCAGATCCAGGCTACTTAGTGGCCTACAGTCACCTAGGTTATCCTTTAGCCTATGATGGGCGAGTTTTGGACACTCCTGAGGTGGCACAAGCGAAAGCAGCTCACCTTGCGACACAGGCTTACGAAGCAGCTAGGAACACATTAGGTTACGTACATGTGCCAGCCCTGTTCCGTGTTTATCCACATGCAATTACGTCTGGCGCACCCATAGGCGCCGATGGTCGGGTCGTTGATACACCAGAGGTTGCGGAAGCGAAGGCTGCTCATCTTACTGCTCACGCCTTG GAGACTGCTAAAAAATTAGGATTGCATCCATATGGCGCTCTCGCTTATACATCAGTACCTTATGCTTATGGATTTGGGTATGGTGCACCCCTTGGTCCTGATGGTAGGGTGGTGGACACACCAGAAGTTGCAAAAGCCAAAGCAGCACATTTGGCCGCACATGCTCAAGAGGCCGCGAAAAATGCAggaaaattttga
- the LOC117606622 gene encoding uncharacterized protein LOC117606622, protein MIRYLVLLFVTLHVVCCAPQWYGGGHPGAYGGHAAPAPLGPDGRVVDTPEVAQLKAAHLAALADANARAPKGLGPAGPYPGPAGSYAPGNYAAHYSGPPAPLGPDGRVVDTPEVQQAKAVHFSLYSAEAQRAPTGPAGPAAPVPHNPSWNSGAYNPSWNENSWNQY, encoded by the exons ATGATCCGGTACCTT GTTCTTCTTTTCGTCACTTTACACGTGGTTTGCTGTGCACCACAGTGGTATGGCGGTGGTCATCCTGGAGCCTATGGTGGCCATGCAGCTCCAGCGCCATTGGGACCCGATGGAAGAGTCGTAGACACACCGGAAGTGGCACAGCTGAAGGCAGCTCATTTGGCTGCTTTAGCTGATGCCAATGCTAGAGCACCCAAGGGTCTGGGTCCTGCTGGTCCCTATCCCGGCCCTGCTGGTTCCTACGCACCTGGAAACTATGCTGCACACTACAG tggACCACCAGCTCCATTGGGACCAGATGGCCGCGTGGTGGACACGCCGGAAGTGCAGCAAGCAAAGGCTGTGCATTTTTCCCTATACAGTGCTGAAGCTCAACGCGCCCCCACTGGCCCAGCTGGCCCAGCTGCACCTGTTCCCCACAACCCTTCATGGAATTCAGGCGCTTACAATCCGTCCTGGAACGAGAACAGTTGGAATCAGTATTAG
- the Cpr92F gene encoding cuticular protein 92F, protein MRLLLPFSCFLLSVTAIPTYGTYPVGGIYHGPPAPLAQDGRVIDTPEVAHAKAAHLAAHAIEAAKASSLGYSDYPDGKYEEYVSPAQNVYHGPPAPLAHDGRVIDTPEVAHAKAAHLAAHADQLSKIVKQSYGDAYPQVHW, encoded by the exons ATGAGGCTCCTA cttccATTCTCTTGCTTCCTTCTCTCAGTAACAGCCATTCCAACCTATGGGACCTATCCCGTGGGTGGAATTTATCATGGACCTCCAGCACCCTTGGCCCAAGACGGAAGGGTGATCGACACGCCAGAAGTGGCGCACGCGAAAGCAGCCCACTTAGCAGCTCATGCCATCGAAGCAGCAAAGGCTTCCTCCTTGGGCTACTCGGATTACCCTGATGGAAAATACGAGGAATACGTTAGTCCCGCACAAAACGTTTATCATGGACCTCCGGCACCCTTGGCTCACGATGGACGCGTGATCGACACCCCGGAAGTCGCGCACGCCAAGGCTGCACACTTGGCTGCTCACGCTGATCAACTTTCGAAGATCGTGAAACAGTCCTATGGTGACGCGTATCCTCAGGTCCATTGGTGA
- the LOC117606702 gene encoding MYG1 exonuclease isoform X2 — translation MTENIKIGTHDGCFHCDEALACFMLKTLPQYKDAIIIRSRDKGILDTCDIVVDVGGEYNPSKHRYDHHMRDFKESVSTVIKKPGYDWDIKLSSAGLIYCHFGYEIIKHLFPQLSDNVVEIIFKRIYDKLIKEIDGIDNGIPMYKEEPLYRIVTDLSSRVDFLNVKWNDKDTNVDARFVKAMELTGQDFLQHINYAVNVWLPAKAIVQEAIAKRFEVDPSGEIIVLSQCVPWAEHIFEIEKEMNVQPPLKYLIFKDNNYRIRCVPVKPGSFVTRLFLPEAWAGLRGEELERACGIPGAEFVHSVRFIGGHSTLEGAVTMARKSLELGKKI, via the exons ATGACTGAGAACATAAAAATCGGTACACATGATGGCTGTTTTCATTGTGACGAAGCACTCGCTTGTTTTATGCTAAAAACACTGCCCCAATACAAAGATGCAATAATTATAAG ATCACGTGATAAAGGTATTTTAGATACCTGTGATATTGTTGTTGATGTTGGCGGTGAATACAATCCTTCAAAGCACCGTTATGATCATCATATGAG AGACTTCAAAGAGTCAGTAAGTACTGTGATAAAGAAGCCAGGATATGATTGGGATATAAAACTGAGCAGTGCAGGTTTAATTTATTGTCACTTTGGGTATGAAATCATTAAGCATTTATTCCCTCAACTAAGTGACAATGTTgtggaaataatttttaaaaggatTTATGACAAATTGATTAAAGAAATTGATGGCATAGATAATGGAATTCCTATGTACAAGGAGGAACCACT CTATCGTATTGTGACCGATTTATCTTCGCGtgttgattttttaaatgtCAAATGGAATGATAAAGATACTAATGTTGATGCACGATTTGTAAAAGCAATGGAATTAACTGGCCAAGACTTCTTACAGCATATAAATTATGCAGTAAATGTTTGGTTGCCAGCTAAAGCAATCGTGCAGgaggctattgcaaaacgctttGAG GTCGATCCTAGTGGAGAAATCATAGTACTGTCACAATGCGTACCATGGGCCGAGCATatctttgaaatagaaaaagaaatgaatgtaCAACCTCCGttaaagtatttaatttttaaagataATAATTACAGAATAAGATGCGTTCCAGTAAAGCCCGGTAGTTTTGTAACTAG ATTGTTCCTGCCAGAAGCTTGGGCGGGTTTGAGGGGTGAAGAACTTGAACGTGCCTGTGGAATTCCAGGTGCAGAATTCGTGCATAGCGTACGATTTATTGGTGGACATAGCACTTTAGAAGGTGCAGTGACGATGGCTCGCAAATCACTTGAGCtaggaaaaaaaatatga
- the LOC117606702 gene encoding MYG1 exonuclease isoform X1 yields the protein MVRGISKTVLQYFSNAITSPGHLTYTKVKSRYITIMTENIKIGTHDGCFHCDEALACFMLKTLPQYKDAIIIRSRDKGILDTCDIVVDVGGEYNPSKHRYDHHMRDFKESVSTVIKKPGYDWDIKLSSAGLIYCHFGYEIIKHLFPQLSDNVVEIIFKRIYDKLIKEIDGIDNGIPMYKEEPLYRIVTDLSSRVDFLNVKWNDKDTNVDARFVKAMELTGQDFLQHINYAVNVWLPAKAIVQEAIAKRFEVDPSGEIIVLSQCVPWAEHIFEIEKEMNVQPPLKYLIFKDNNYRIRCVPVKPGSFVTRLFLPEAWAGLRGEELERACGIPGAEFVHSVRFIGGHSTLEGAVTMARKSLELGKKI from the exons ATGGTGAGGGGAATTTCTAAGACTGTTTTACAGTATTTTTCAAATGCAATTACTTCGCCAGGCCACCTAACCTATACGAAAGTGAAGTCGCGATATATTACGATAATGACTGAGAACATAAAAATCGGTACACATGATGGCTGTTTTCATTGTGACGAAGCACTCGCTTGTTTTATGCTAAAAACACTGCCCCAATACAAAGATGCAATAATTATAAG ATCACGTGATAAAGGTATTTTAGATACCTGTGATATTGTTGTTGATGTTGGCGGTGAATACAATCCTTCAAAGCACCGTTATGATCATCATATGAG AGACTTCAAAGAGTCAGTAAGTACTGTGATAAAGAAGCCAGGATATGATTGGGATATAAAACTGAGCAGTGCAGGTTTAATTTATTGTCACTTTGGGTATGAAATCATTAAGCATTTATTCCCTCAACTAAGTGACAATGTTgtggaaataatttttaaaaggatTTATGACAAATTGATTAAAGAAATTGATGGCATAGATAATGGAATTCCTATGTACAAGGAGGAACCACT CTATCGTATTGTGACCGATTTATCTTCGCGtgttgattttttaaatgtCAAATGGAATGATAAAGATACTAATGTTGATGCACGATTTGTAAAAGCAATGGAATTAACTGGCCAAGACTTCTTACAGCATATAAATTATGCAGTAAATGTTTGGTTGCCAGCTAAAGCAATCGTGCAGgaggctattgcaaaacgctttGAG GTCGATCCTAGTGGAGAAATCATAGTACTGTCACAATGCGTACCATGGGCCGAGCATatctttgaaatagaaaaagaaatgaatgtaCAACCTCCGttaaagtatttaatttttaaagataATAATTACAGAATAAGATGCGTTCCAGTAAAGCCCGGTAGTTTTGTAACTAG ATTGTTCCTGCCAGAAGCTTGGGCGGGTTTGAGGGGTGAAGAACTTGAACGTGCCTGTGGAATTCCAGGTGCAGAATTCGTGCATAGCGTACGATTTATTGGTGGACATAGCACTTTAGAAGGTGCAGTGACGATGGCTCGCAAATCACTTGAGCtaggaaaaaaaatatga